CGATTGCGATCGATGATCGCCTGCGCATGGTCCATCTGGATCTGCTCCGGCTCCAGGTCAAACACCGCCCTCGCCAGCCGTACGGCCTCGTCCCGTTGACCCGCCTTCTCCGCGATCTCGGCGAGGCGACACGTACTCCATACATACCCGGGGTAAACGTCGCGAGACTTTTCCATATAAGGCTTCGACCCCGCGTGGTCCCCTTTGTCGAACAGCTCCATGCCATAGATGTAGTTCGTGTAATAATGATTCGGCGCCAGGTCCAGCGCTTCCTTTATTCTTACACTGCGCTCATCGCCCGGCGCCATGGCATTGGCCATAAAGGCATATACATAGCCCCGATAATTGTTGTATTCCAGCACGTGCTCAAAGCTGCCGTTCCCCTCGTAGTAGGTATCGCCAAGCTTCCGGAAATAGGTCTCCGCCAGGGCATAGTCCCCGCCCTCCGCCGCATAAAAAGCCGCGTTGGTCTCCAGCAGCGGCGCACCGGGACTCACCTTGAGCTGCGCAAGGTAGGGCTCAACCCAGCGGCGCTTCACGTCCTCCGAGTCCAAGGCATCCTTGTGCTTCTCGCTTCGCGTCCGCATCAGCCTGGCCCCCTCGCGCTCCATCAAGCCCAGCATGGGAAAGGCCGCGCTGGACCGAGCCGACTCCGCCATAATCGCGTCGACCTCCTCCCAGGATCCGCCCCACTGTGGCAGGCGCGCAGTGAGAAGACGCAGGCGCGCCATGAAGTTCAGCGGGTCCACCGCGATCGCCTTGCTGTAGTGATCCATCACTCTGGCGTCCGGTTCGCCCCGCCCCATGGCGATGGAAATCATGCTCACCGAAGCATTGGGATCGGAAGGCTCCATATCCCGCGCCGCCGTCAGATCCGCCTCGGCCAGTTCGAGATG
This window of the Candidatus Hydrogenedentota bacterium genome carries:
- a CDS encoding DUF4034 domain-containing protein; its protein translation is MEREDVVASIIGVLVAVCMGLLALGPVVYVYKNGFAAIRPGKEDGAKNWAEDSAADLKREADVERQITELGLRQRYTVVPFFEGSRQTLYTLRDFATVEARLAAQFAKSDQYERFNYGRCIGDLCDIRAGDDPKAMEGVLNEWVVAYPNSYRARLVRGRFHVDYAWVYRGGSLARDVSASSFEGFHRHLELAEADLTAARDMEPSDPNASVSMISIAMGRGEPDARVMDHYSKAIAVDPLNFMARLRLLTARLPQWGGSWEEVDAIMAESARSSAAFPMLGLMEREGARLMRTRSEKHKDALDSEDVKRRWVEPYLAQLKVSPGAPLLETNAAFYAAEGGDYALAETYFRKLGDTYYEGNGSFEHVLEYNNYRGYVYAFMANAMAPGDERSVRIKEALDLAPNHYYTNYIYGMELFDKGDHAGSKPYMEKSRDVYPGYVWSTCRLAEIAEKAGQRDEAVRLARAVFDLEPEQIQMDHAQAIIDRNR